One uncultured Flavobacterium sp. DNA segment encodes these proteins:
- a CDS encoding fibronectin type III domain-containing protein, producing the protein MLKFRFLSLFLFLVSLGFSQSKHATVMINARAQQDKILIRWAINSPSEWQKANKKGYVITRTTVLRDGNILPKPEKILLTPKPLTPEPLDSWIDLVQKDNNAAIIAQSIYGESFEVTAAKEGDLSKIVNMADELDQRYTFALYAADMSFESAVKAGWGFVDKNVKKNEVYAYQVSVFESPKVKESSYMIGLKDYSVLPAPTDFIAIPDDKKVLLSWDYETFKRIYTSYMVEKSSDGINFSPIATTPLVNLNDKDEHPSKTMYYIDTLSVNDKIYQYRLYGITSFGEKGEVTKPISATGVAAVVTPARLIDYNIVNSNEVNLEWEYPKESEGFIQGYEINLADNDKGPYKAVSKIIPPSQRKLNYKENLYPSNYFTISVIGKNNQRLTSQSMLVQPVDSIPPAKPIGLEGVIDSLGTVRLKWKPNQEKDLRGYRILKANTAGEEFVDIYHKSYVGNDYKDSVSLKMTNSKVYYRIAAEDMRFNVSDPSDVLVLDKPDKIPPAAPIFKDYDNKDGKVYLKWIRSYSEDVVGYSLRRREKGQEKWLEIKQINDTIQEFTDDRVENRKTYQYAILAKDKSNNWSSLDHSTITVQVLDFTPVKVISFLQGIPDRENKKIVLTWDYVKNKNKVLGLSIYKNTKGSPPTLWKELNGDVFTLEDKNLKINQEIEYHLVPNLESDSPAKAETLTVVY; encoded by the coding sequence ATGCTGAAATTTAGATTTCTAAGTTTGTTCTTATTTTTAGTTTCATTAGGATTTTCGCAAAGCAAACATGCAACCGTCATGATCAATGCCAGAGCGCAACAAGATAAGATTTTGATTCGTTGGGCCATTAATTCTCCATCAGAATGGCAGAAAGCAAATAAAAAGGGATATGTAATCACTAGAACTACAGTATTACGAGACGGAAATATTTTACCAAAACCTGAGAAAATACTCCTTACACCAAAACCATTAACTCCGGAGCCTTTAGATTCCTGGATTGATTTAGTACAAAAAGACAATAATGCAGCTATTATAGCGCAATCAATTTATGGTGAAAGTTTTGAAGTAACAGCAGCTAAAGAAGGAGACTTGTCAAAAATAGTAAATATGGCTGACGAACTTGATCAGCGATATACTTTTGCTTTATATGCAGCTGATATGAGTTTTGAGAGTGCAGTAAAAGCAGGCTGGGGATTTGTAGATAAAAATGTAAAGAAAAATGAAGTATATGCTTATCAGGTAAGTGTTTTTGAAAGTCCAAAAGTCAAAGAATCATCATACATGATAGGTTTAAAAGATTATAGTGTACTTCCGGCTCCAACTGATTTTATTGCGATTCCTGACGATAAAAAAGTATTACTTTCCTGGGATTATGAAACCTTCAAAAGAATTTATACTTCTTATATGGTAGAGAAATCTTCTGATGGAATCAATTTTAGTCCTATAGCAACTACACCTTTAGTAAATTTAAATGATAAAGACGAACATCCGTCTAAAACGATGTATTATATCGATACACTTAGTGTAAACGATAAAATCTATCAATATAGATTATACGGTATAACCTCATTTGGCGAAAAAGGAGAAGTAACAAAACCAATTAGCGCAACAGGAGTAGCAGCTGTAGTTACTCCCGCCAGATTAATTGACTATAATATTGTTAATTCAAACGAAGTTAATCTGGAATGGGAATATCCTAAAGAATCAGAGGGATTTATTCAGGGTTATGAAATTAATTTGGCAGATAATGACAAAGGTCCCTATAAAGCGGTTTCTAAAATTATTCCTCCATCTCAGAGAAAACTCAATTACAAAGAAAATTTATATCCCTCTAATTATTTTACCATATCAGTTATAGGTAAAAATAATCAGCGTTTAACCTCTCAAAGTATGCTGGTGCAACCAGTAGATTCTATACCTCCGGCAAAGCCAATAGGACTTGAAGGTGTGATTGATAGTCTTGGAACGGTACGATTAAAATGGAAACCAAATCAGGAAAAAGATTTGAGAGGATATCGGATTTTAAAGGCAAATACTGCAGGCGAAGAGTTTGTCGATATTTACCATAAATCCTATGTAGGCAATGATTATAAAGATAGTGTGAGCCTGAAGATGACAAACAGTAAAGTGTATTATAGAATTGCTGCTGAAGACATGCGTTTTAATGTTTCAGACCCATCTGATGTCTTGGTTTTGGATAAACCGGATAAAATTCCGCCAGCTGCACCAATTTTTAAAGATTACGATAATAAAGATGGTAAAGTTTATCTAAAATGGATACGCAGTTATAGTGAAGATGTTGTAGGATATAGTCTAAGAAGGAGAGAGAAAGGACAAGAAAAGTGGCTGGAAATTAAACAAATAAATGATACTATTCAGGAATTTACAGATGACAGAGTAGAGAACAGAAAAACATATCAATATGCTATTTTGGCAAAGGATAAAAGTAATAATTGGTCATCCTTAGATCATTCTACCATAACAGTTCAGGTTTTGGATTTTACGCCTGTAAAAGTAATTTCATTTTTACAAGGGATACCTGACAGAGAAAATAAAAAAATAGTACTCACCTGGGATTATGTAAAAAACAAAAATAAAGTTCTGGGATTAAGTATTTATAAAAACACAAAAGGATCTCCACCAACCTTATGGAAAGAATTAAATGGTGATGTTTTTACTTTAGAAGATAAAAATTTAAAAATCAATCAGGAAATCGAATATCATCTGGTTCCTAATTTAGAAAGCGATAGTCCTGCAAAAGCAGAAACTCTAACAGTTGTATATTAA
- a CDS encoding SMI1/KNR4 family protein — MKQELIEKIKSILSDNDLFTGKSVNEEIIKNAEKELNVNFDKDYVQFLSLFGGSYMGFPVYGFNNCEMLSEETVIDLTKDFRNNYLVDNRCELIQSSYVISISGNGDPVFISPDNKVWIYFHDNDEIEELNKSFEELIGENLIS; from the coding sequence ATGAAACAAGAATTAATAGAGAAAATTAAATCGATACTATCTGATAATGATTTGTTTACAGGTAAATCTGTTAATGAAGAAATAATTAAGAATGCTGAAAAGGAGCTTAATGTGAATTTCGATAAAGATTATGTACAATTTTTAAGCCTTTTTGGAGGTAGCTATATGGGCTTTCCAGTTTATGGATTTAATAACTGCGAAATGTTATCAGAGGAAACGGTAATAGATTTGACAAAGGATTTTAGAAATAATTATTTAGTAGACAATAGGTGCGAGTTAATACAATCAAGCTATGTTATTTCAATAAGTGGAAATGGAGATCCAGTATTTATTTCTCCTGATAATAAAGTTTGGATATATTTTCATGATAATGATGAAATTGAAGAATTAAATAAATCATTTGAAGAACTAATAGGAGAAAATTTAATAAGTTAA
- a CDS encoding immunity 51 family protein yields the protein MDINDFETIINPFFWTEHENSVSVCLYVGEYKTEIFQTREDEGFEGNGYDWASLAHVFLAEQKPELIDIVRFDPEGSMFCAYSSDMVALKSFIIGFKEACENKKLILDLFSRTELD from the coding sequence ATGGATATTAATGATTTTGAAACAATAATTAATCCTTTTTTTTGGACTGAACATGAAAATAGCGTTTCAGTATGCTTGTATGTTGGAGAATATAAAACCGAAATTTTCCAAACAAGAGAAGATGAAGGCTTTGAAGGAAATGGATATGATTGGGCTTCCTTGGCACATGTCTTTTTAGCGGAACAAAAACCTGAACTTATAGATATAGTTAGATTTGATCCTGAAGGCAGTATGTTTTGTGCCTATTCTTCTGATATGGTAGCGTTGAAATCATTTATTATTGGATTTAAAGAAGCTTGCGAAAACAAAAAACTTATACTTGATTTGTTTTCAAGGACAGAATTAGATTAG